The following proteins come from a genomic window of Limosilactobacillus reuteri:
- the fni gene encoding type 2 isopentenyl-diphosphate Delta-isomerase: MMESRHAQRKNEHLSLAAKYYDQVHQHHYFDQVRLIHDSLPEMTTDDVDLHVQLADNLEIECPFYIEAMTGGSDQALKINQQLAQLAHKHHLAMATGSLSIISKDPQSFSSFEIIREENPDGIIFANLSANASLDQAINAISLLKANALELHINAAQELIMPEGDRDFNWLDNIQYLVSELEVPVIVKEVGFGMSKTTIAKLQTHDVHLINVSGRGGTNFAAIENRRNHDINFESLLDWGQTTPESLLEAHSIRRGKTEIIASGGITSPLDIIKAGVLGARAVGVAGYFLNILQNEGYDALDQTLGEWQVIVKRLLALLGCSSFTELSRVEYVLGTDLLSYARQRHLR, encoded by the coding sequence ATGATGGAATCACGTCATGCCCAACGAAAAAACGAACACCTTTCATTAGCTGCCAAATATTATGACCAGGTTCATCAACACCATTATTTTGATCAAGTGCGTCTAATTCATGATAGCTTACCTGAAATGACGACAGATGATGTTGATCTGCATGTCCAATTAGCTGATAATTTAGAAATTGAATGTCCTTTTTATATTGAGGCAATGACTGGCGGAAGTGATCAAGCCCTTAAAATCAACCAGCAACTTGCTCAATTAGCCCATAAACACCATTTGGCAATGGCAACGGGATCTCTCAGTATTATCTCAAAAGACCCCCAATCCTTTTCGTCTTTTGAGATAATCCGCGAAGAAAATCCAGATGGCATTATTTTTGCAAATTTAAGTGCAAATGCCAGTCTTGACCAAGCGATAAATGCTATTTCTCTTCTGAAGGCAAATGCCCTTGAACTGCATATCAATGCGGCCCAAGAACTAATTATGCCTGAGGGTGATCGTGATTTTAATTGGTTAGATAATATCCAGTATCTTGTCAGTGAACTCGAAGTCCCTGTTATTGTAAAAGAGGTTGGCTTTGGAATGAGTAAAACGACGATCGCCAAACTGCAAACCCATGATGTTCACCTCATCAATGTTAGTGGACGTGGTGGGACAAACTTTGCAGCGATTGAGAATCGGCGTAACCATGATATCAATTTTGAGAGTTTATTGGACTGGGGACAAACAACTCCCGAGTCACTACTGGAAGCTCATTCAATTCGGCGCGGTAAGACTGAAATTATTGCCTCTGGCGGAATTACTTCTCCCCTCGATATTATCAAAGCTGGTGTATTAGGCGCCCGGGCAGTTGGTGTTGCCGGTTACTTCCTCAATATTCTCCAAAATGAAGGCTATGACGCATTAGACCAAACGCTCGGTGAATGGCAAGTGATTGTTAAACGCTTGCTTGCGCTCCTTGGTTGCTCATCATTTACCGAACTTTCACGTGTTGAATATGTTTTAGGAACGGACTTGCTATCATATGCTCGTCAACGACACTTACGCTAA
- a CDS encoding ISLre2-like element ISLre2 family transposase — protein MDILTEIEQNLVKSGSLFEAEQIILKGVLELGQVIMQNFLESLDRSLKSQAPANYQVINKQPRTLNFIFGPVTFQRRYYQAGTKKREFYLDQQLKIKPRRRLSPHYLMMMAKIAQTTTMRNTADILNLVFDSGITADSVMHAVHELGNQVAKQTQAKEHQATPRHMPKNLTIEGDAFMIKGKKEAGQLTLVHHYRVYERVANQIINRHDFLSVGHQGRLEARLSDYLDRHYKLAGQTIFLASDAGPGYEPAKLLSLVPQGAHGEYFLDRYHCLQKIEHTLGRHNELAMRAIKAVRHHDQAELTIILDTYESQNLTEKQADDLMRLRKYLQRNWRYILSPQMRGFKDIHLIGSVESSHRAFTYRMKKQGKSWTKQGAKAMISLIEARMNGELQASLNTILEQLTVLPRVAQTSLLQEMHIRTGEFLRKAPTKPSIGAVQGIIPINTVTSRPMGQLFKALTH, from the coding sequence ATGGATATTTTAACAGAAATCGAGCAGAATTTGGTGAAATCAGGCAGTTTATTTGAAGCTGAACAGATTATTTTAAAAGGTGTATTGGAGTTAGGACAAGTAATCATGCAAAACTTTTTGGAAAGCTTAGATCGAAGCTTAAAGTCCCAAGCTCCAGCGAACTATCAAGTAATCAATAAACAGCCACGGACGCTTAATTTTATCTTTGGCCCGGTGACTTTTCAACGACGGTATTATCAGGCTGGGACAAAGAAACGTGAATTTTACTTAGACCAACAATTAAAAATTAAACCACGTCGTCGTTTATCGCCACACTACTTAATGATGATGGCTAAGATTGCCCAAACAACTACAATGCGCAATACTGCCGACATTTTGAACCTTGTATTTGACAGCGGAATTACTGCCGATTCGGTAATGCACGCCGTGCATGAGTTAGGAAATCAGGTAGCTAAACAAACTCAAGCAAAAGAACACCAAGCTACTCCTCGCCATATGCCTAAAAATTTAACTATTGAGGGTGATGCCTTTATGATTAAAGGTAAAAAAGAAGCAGGTCAGCTGACTCTTGTGCACCATTATCGGGTTTATGAGCGAGTAGCTAATCAAATCATTAATCGGCATGACTTTCTCAGTGTTGGGCACCAAGGACGGCTTGAAGCACGACTAAGTGATTATTTAGACCGCCATTATAAGCTTGCCGGTCAAACGATCTTTTTGGCCAGTGACGCTGGCCCAGGTTACGAACCAGCTAAGCTATTAAGTCTAGTTCCTCAAGGTGCACATGGTGAATACTTTCTCGACCGCTATCATTGTTTACAGAAAATTGAACATACTTTAGGCCGGCACAACGAATTAGCCATGCGAGCAATTAAAGCCGTTCGTCATCATGATCAAGCAGAGCTAACAATAATTTTAGATACTTATGAATCACAAAACCTAACGGAAAAACAAGCAGACGACCTAATGCGTTTAAGAAAGTATCTACAGCGAAATTGGCGGTATATCCTCTCACCACAAATGCGTGGATTTAAGGATATTCATTTAATTGGTTCAGTCGAAAGTTCTCACCGGGCTTTTACTTACCGGATGAAGAAACAGGGCAAGTCATGGACTAAGCAGGGGGCTAAAGCCATGATTAGTTTAATTGAAGCCCGAATGAATGGTGAACTGCAAGCTAGTTTAAATACAATCCTAGAACAATTAACAGTTCTTCCTCGAGTGGCTCAAACCAGCCTATTACAGGAAATGCATATTCGAACTGGAGAGTTTCTAAGAAAGGCACCGACAAAGCCGTCAATTGGAGCAGTACAAGGAATAATTCCGATTAACACGGTCACAAGTAGACCAATGGGACAACTTTTTAAGGCACTAACCCACTAA
- the mvk gene encoding mevalonate kinase encodes MVKQQGIGTSHAKIILMGEHSVVYGQPAIALPLPSVQLSVTLSSRQDNQRIIKSRYYHGSLENLPSSMIGIKKLIDTLSARFNDQETGWDLKIESQLPAERGMGSSAASAIAIIRAFFDYYDEPLDRTLLLQLADVEEQITHRSPSGLDAATVSSDKPLFYVKGRIGVPIEMNLDASLVIADTGKKGATKEAILAVTDELKNNNEKAERHIKHLGELVKQTKDYLAQNDIAKLGDALNFAQTDLAALNVSDPALDHLIHVARDNGALGAKLTGGGRGGCMIALMQTAMGARRLASILKENGAHDIWLQPLDKRGNN; translated from the coding sequence ATGGTGAAACAACAAGGGATTGGTACTAGCCATGCGAAAATCATTTTAATGGGAGAACATAGCGTAGTATACGGTCAACCGGCAATAGCTTTACCATTGCCAAGCGTTCAATTATCAGTTACGCTCAGCAGTCGCCAAGATAACCAGCGAATTATTAAAAGCCGTTATTATCATGGTAGTTTAGAAAATTTACCTTCTTCCATGATTGGAATTAAAAAATTAATTGATACTTTATCTGCAAGGTTTAATGACCAAGAAACTGGTTGGGACTTAAAAATTGAAAGTCAATTACCTGCAGAACGAGGAATGGGATCGTCTGCTGCCAGCGCGATTGCGATTATTCGGGCATTCTTTGACTATTATGATGAACCGCTTGATCGAACATTATTGCTTCAGCTTGCAGATGTTGAGGAACAAATTACACATCGTAGTCCATCCGGTTTAGACGCTGCTACTGTCAGTTCAGATAAACCGCTTTTTTATGTTAAGGGGCGGATTGGGGTACCAATTGAAATGAACCTTGATGCTTCTTTAGTAATTGCTGATACCGGAAAAAAGGGTGCTACTAAGGAAGCTATTTTAGCAGTTACAGATGAATTGAAAAACAACAACGAAAAAGCTGAGAGACATATTAAGCACCTCGGCGAATTAGTAAAACAAACAAAAGACTACCTTGCGCAAAACGACATTGCCAAACTAGGCGACGCGCTTAACTTTGCGCAAACTGATTTAGCTGCTCTTAATGTGTCAGACCCGGCATTAGATCACCTTATTCATGTTGCACGTGACAATGGTGCTCTCGGTGCTAAATTAACTGGGGGCGGTCGTGGCGGTTGCATGATCGCTTTAATGCAAACAGCTATGGGGGCTCGCCGCCTTGCAAGCATTCTAAAGGAGAATGGCGCGCATGATATTTGGCTCCAACCACTTGATAAGCGAGGTAATAACTAA
- a CDS encoding phosphomevalonate kinase: MITEKAPGKLYIAGEYAVVENGYPAILVALDQFVTCTIEESVQEVGQIISRQYNNDQLSWRRLGNQMVVDKRDNPFSYILSAIRVTEEYARTFSRDLRIFNIHIDSQLDSANGRKYGLGSSAAVTVATVKALCWFYNLPVNKDQIFKLAAIAHFEVQGNGSLGDVAASVYGGWISYHSFDRQWLAQQRKYLDLKTIIDLPWPDLNIESLTAPKNLKLLIGWTGKPASTSQLVDKISLFKARRQTEYHHFLEKSKSCIQRMVDGFHRQDLEAIKNEIRYNRDLLKQLGTNSEVNIETESLSKLCQIAESFGGAAKTSGAGGGDCGIVAIDSNSNFGNVLKSWAKNHIEQLPLSVHFIDNAKSFKKSVKHHLSYIHK, from the coding sequence TTGATTACTGAAAAAGCTCCCGGTAAATTGTATATTGCCGGTGAATATGCTGTTGTTGAAAATGGTTATCCTGCAATTTTAGTTGCATTGGATCAGTTTGTTACCTGTACGATTGAGGAAAGCGTGCAAGAAGTTGGCCAAATTATTAGTCGCCAATATAATAACGATCAACTATCTTGGCGACGTTTAGGAAACCAAATGGTAGTTGATAAGCGTGACAATCCTTTTTCTTACATTCTTTCTGCTATTAGGGTTACAGAAGAATATGCTCGTACTTTTAGTCGCGACTTACGAATATTTAATATCCATATTGACAGTCAATTAGACAGTGCTAATGGTCGAAAATATGGCCTTGGTTCCTCTGCGGCTGTTACTGTAGCAACTGTTAAGGCCCTTTGTTGGTTCTATAATTTGCCCGTTAACAAGGACCAAATCTTTAAATTAGCTGCAATTGCCCATTTTGAAGTTCAAGGAAATGGTTCGTTGGGGGATGTTGCCGCTTCTGTATACGGTGGTTGGATTTCCTACCATTCATTTGATCGGCAGTGGCTTGCCCAACAACGTAAGTACCTTGACCTAAAGACGATCATTGACTTACCTTGGCCTGATCTTAATATTGAGTCTCTAACCGCTCCCAAAAACTTAAAGCTTTTAATTGGCTGGACTGGTAAACCAGCATCAACTTCCCAACTTGTTGATAAAATTTCTCTTTTTAAAGCTCGTCGCCAAACTGAATATCATCATTTTCTTGAAAAAAGTAAATCGTGTATCCAACGAATGGTTGATGGTTTTCATCGTCAAGATCTTGAAGCGATTAAAAATGAAATTCGTTATAACCGTGACCTCTTAAAACAACTGGGTACTAATTCAGAGGTAAACATCGAAACCGAATCATTATCTAAACTTTGCCAAATCGCTGAATCTTTTGGTGGCGCCGCTAAGACATCTGGTGCTGGTGGCGGTGATTGTGGGATCGTTGCTATTGATAGCAACTCTAACTTTGGGAATGTCTTAAAGAGTTGGGCCAAAAATCATATCGAACAACTTCCTTTATCCGTACACTTTATCGATAACGCAAAAAGTTTCAAGAAATCTGTTAAACACCATCTTTCTTACATCCACAAGTAG
- the mvaD gene encoding diphosphomevalonate decarboxylase: protein MATAKAHTNIALVKYWGKKDQDLIIPQTDSLSLTLNEFYTTTTVNFDNHLTSDLVAIDQHILSKKEAQKVVHVLDIVRQLSGIKSFARVDSINHVPTAAGLASSASAFAALAGAASTAAGLNLSSRDLSRLARRGSGSATRSIYGGLVEWQKGTDDDSSFAQPVLENVDFPIEMLAVLVDTKKKKVSSRSGMQSSVETSPYYDAWRQVVANDMVAIKKAIKAKDIDQIGHIAEENALRMHALTFSADPGFTYFNGETLTIIKAVEDLRNQGVNCYYTMDAGPNVKVIYDRGNRSKIVEKLSNIVGSERLVVSQPGPGIKIWNE, encoded by the coding sequence ATGGCAACTGCAAAAGCACATACTAACATTGCGCTTGTTAAATATTGGGGAAAGAAGGATCAAGATTTAATCATTCCACAAACTGACAGTCTCTCCCTTACACTTAATGAATTTTACACCACAACTACCGTAAATTTTGATAACCATCTTACTTCAGACTTAGTTGCCATCGATCAACATATCCTTAGTAAGAAAGAGGCCCAAAAAGTAGTTCATGTTTTAGATATTGTTCGGCAACTAAGTGGGATAAAATCTTTCGCACGGGTAGACTCAATTAATCATGTTCCAACTGCTGCTGGCCTTGCTTCTTCAGCTTCCGCTTTTGCCGCTTTAGCAGGAGCAGCCAGTACCGCGGCCGGTTTAAATCTCTCAAGTCGTGACCTATCAAGACTTGCCCGTCGTGGATCCGGTTCAGCAACTAGGTCTATTTATGGTGGACTGGTTGAATGGCAAAAAGGAACTGACGATGACTCGTCCTTTGCACAACCAGTTTTAGAAAATGTTGATTTTCCAATCGAAATGTTAGCAGTCTTAGTTGATACAAAAAAGAAAAAAGTTTCGAGTCGATCTGGAATGCAGTCCAGTGTTGAAACTTCACCCTACTATGATGCTTGGCGCCAAGTGGTAGCTAATGATATGGTTGCTATAAAGAAAGCTATCAAAGCAAAAGATATTGACCAAATCGGCCATATTGCTGAAGAAAATGCCCTTCGTATGCATGCACTTACCTTTTCAGCCGACCCTGGTTTTACCTACTTTAATGGTGAAACGTTAACTATTATTAAAGCCGTGGAAGACTTGCGTAACCAGGGAGTAAACTGCTATTATACGATGGATGCTGGTCCAAACGTCAAAGTTATTTATGACCGAGGAAACCGAAGTAAGATTGTTGAAAAATTAAGCAATATCGTTGGCTCAGAACGGTTGGTGGTTTCACAACCTGGACCTGGAATAAAGATTTGGAATGAATAA